A stretch of DNA from Clostridium sp. JN-9:
TGTTATAGCTTTAGCACAGGTAATAGGAGAAGATGAGCTTTCTGATGTGGATAGAGAATATATGGAATTTGGAAGGCAGTTTGAAGAGAGATTTTTAAAACAGGGTTATGACGAGGACAGGAGCATTGATGAAACTTTGGATTTAGCATGGGAGATGCTATCTATTCTGCCAAAATCTGAACTTGACAGAGTAAGCCCTGAAAGTCTGGAGAAGCATTACAGAGGTGATAAGTAATGGAAAATATCGCCCCTACAAAATCAAATTTAATGAGTGCACAAAATTCATTGGAGTTTTCTGTAAAAGGTTTTGAATTATTAGATAAAAAGAGAAATGTGCTCATTAGAGAAATGATGTCATATATGGGAAGGGCAGAGAAATTACAAAGCAGAATAAATGTTACATTTAAAGATGCTTATGATGCTTTAAGACAGGCTAATATTTCCATAGGAATTAATACTGTTGAAGATATTGCCATGTCAGTTCCTGAAGCTTCAGATTATTCTGTATTATTTAAAAGTGTAATGGGGGTAGAGGTATCTCATGTTAACTTTGAAAAAAAGGATATTGAGCCAAAATACAGCTTTTACAGAAGCAATGCCACCATGGACCTGGCTTTTAAAAAATTTAATGAAGTAAAGTACCTCATATATGAGCTGGCTGAGGTTGAAAATGCAGTATATAAATTAGCCGTGGAGGTTAAGAAAACGCAGAAAAGGGCTAATGCGCTGGAAAATATACAAATACCTAAATTTAAGGTAATAGTGAAGGGAATAGGGGAAGTCCTTGAAGAAAAGGAAAGAGAAGACTTCTTCAGATTAAAAGTGGTTAAGAAGAAAAAGAACAGGAAATAACATAAAACTATTAATTTAGCCCATAGGATAAAATATCTTGTAAAAGTCAGCTAAAACTAAAGTTGATTTGTAGTAACATAAATTATATAATATAGTAACCATAATTTATTTTACATTATAATATTATGGTTATTTTTTTTATTTTGTTGTATTATTATATAGTAAGTAATATTAATTATTTGTATTGAGATTTTGGGGTTAAGGGTGAGAAATTATGAAAAATTTATTTCACGTGGGACTGGATGTAGGGTCAACTACTGTAAAAATAGTTATAAATGATAAAAATGATAAAACAATTTACAGTAAGTATCAAAGGCATTTTGCTGATATAAAAAACACTATAATCCAGCTTATATCAGAAGCATATAATATAATTAAAGATCAGTATGTAACCATCATGGTAACAGGATCAGGCGGATTGTCTGTATCCAAGTGGATGAATATCTCATTTATACAGGAAGTAATAGCCTGCACAACTACTATAGAAAAATATATACCTGAAACAGATGTGGCTATTGAACTTGGTGGTGAGGATGCAAAAATAACATTTTTTGATGGCGATGGCGGTGTAGATCAAAGAATGAATGGAAGCTGTGCTGGTGGTACAGGTGCCTTCATAGATCAAATGGCTGCACTGCTGCAGACAGATGCTCAGGGAGTTAATGAACTGGCTAAAAGTCATAAAATGATTTATCCTATTGCTGCAAGATGCGGAGTATTTGCAAAAACGGATATTCAGCCTTTATTAAATGAAGGTGCAGCCAGAGAAGATATTGCAGCTTCAGTGTTTCAGTCTGTAGTTAATCAGACTATCAGCGGACTTGCCTGCGGAAAAACCATTAAGGGTAACGTGGCATTCTTAGGAGGACCGTTGTATTTCATGTCAGAGCTTAGAAACAGATTTATAGAAACATTAAAGCTTACACCTGAGCAGGTTATTTTTCCTGAAAATTCACAGCTTTTTGTGGCTATGGGAGCTGCTTTGGCATCTAAAAAAGAACAGGTAATTGAATTTAAATCATTAATTGATAAGATACCAACTCTGAGAGATGCTCATAGCGATGATATTCAAAGCGTAAGAGCATTATTTGAAAATGAACAGGAATTTTCGGAGTTTACCAAAAGACATGATAAATATAAGGTTAAAAAGGGACAATTATCTTCTGCAAAAGGAGGATGCTACTTAGGAATAGATGTGGGTTCTACTACTACAAAGGCAGTTATAGTAGATAAGGAAGGCACTTTGCTTTATTCATACTATGGAAGCAATGAGGGAAGTCCTTTAAAAGCTACTGTAAAAATATTGAAGGAAGTTTATAAATTGATGCCTAAGGAAGCTTATCTGGCAAATTCGGCAGTAACAGGCTATGGTGAAGCACTGGTAAAAGCCGCCCTCAATGTAGATATAGGAGAAGTGGAGACAGTAGCTCACTTCAAGGCAGCAGAATTTTTCCAGCCTGGTGTGGATTCTATCCTAGACATAGGCGGACAGGATATGAAATATCTTAAGATAAAAGACGGTGTAATTGACAGCATAATGTTAAATGAAGCATGTTCTGCAGGCTGTGGCTCATTTATAGAAAACTTTGCAAATTCAATGAACATGCCTGTGCAGCAGTTTGCAAAAGAAGCATTGTTTGCAAAAAAACCCGTGGATTTAGGCTCCAGATGTACAGTATTTATGAACTCAAAAGTTAAACAGGCCCAAAAAGAAGGGGCAACTGTAGGAGATATATCTGCAGGACTATCATACTCAGTAATAAGAAATGCACTGCAAAAGGTTATTAAAATCAGAAACCCAAAGGATATGGGGAAAAAGATAATAGTTCAGGGAGGCACTTTTTATAATGATGCCATTTTAAGAGCCTTTGAGCTTATATCTGAAAGAGAAGTTGTAAGACCTGATATAGCAGGACTTATGGGTGCCTTTGGAGCTGCAATAATTGCAAAAGAGGCTTCTAATCAGGAAAGCAGAAGTTCCATTGCTACCTTGGAGAAACTTGGCAAATTTAGTACCACTGTTACCATGAAAAGATGCGGCAAGTGCGGGAACAACTGTTTAATGACAATTAATAAATTTTCTGACGGCAGGGAATTTATATCAGGAAACAGATGTGAAAGAGGTCTTGGAAAGGAAATAACAAATTCAGATATTCCTAATTTATATGATTACAAATATAAAAGAGTATTTAATTATATACCATTAAAAAAACAGGAAGCAAAAAGAGGAGTAGTAGGAATACCAAGGGTTTTAAACATTTATGACAATTATCCTTTCTGGTTTACCTTCTTCACTAATTTGGGCTTTAGGGTGGAAATTTCACCAAGATCATCAAAGAATATATATAACCTTGGAATTGAAACAATTCCATCTGAATCAGCTTGTTATCCTGCTAAACTGTCACATGGACATATAATGAGCTTAATAAACAGAAATGTAGATATAATATTTTATCCATGTATTCCTTATGAACAAAAGGAACAGGAGAAGGCAGACAACCATTATAACTGCCCAATTGTAACTTCATATCCTGAAGTTATTAAAAATAACATGGATATAATAAGAGAAAAAAATATAAAGTTCATGAATCCATTTCTGTCTTTAGATGATCCAGGAAGGCTAAAAAAGAGACTATATGAGGAATTTAGTGAATTTAATATAACTAAAAAGGAAATTAATAATGCAGTTGATCTTGCCTTTGCTGAGCTTGCAAATATGAAAAATGACATAAGGAGAAAAGGCGAAGAGGTAGTTAAGTATCTAAAGGATAATAATAAAAAGGGTATTGTTTTAGCTGGAAGACCATATCATATTGATCCGGAAATAAACCACGGCATACCAAATTTAATTACTTCATTTGGTTTAGCGGTTTTAACAGAGGATTCTGTGGCACATTTAGGTGATGTGGAAAGACCATTAAGAGTAGTGGATCAATGGGCTTATCATTCCAGGCTGTATGCAGCTGCAAGCTTTGTAGCTAAA
This window harbors:
- a CDS encoding V-type ATP synthase subunit D translates to MENIAPTKSNLMSAQNSLEFSVKGFELLDKKRNVLIREMMSYMGRAEKLQSRINVTFKDAYDALRQANISIGINTVEDIAMSVPEASDYSVLFKSVMGVEVSHVNFEKKDIEPKYSFYRSNATMDLAFKKFNEVKYLIYELAEVENAVYKLAVEVKKTQKRANALENIQIPKFKVIVKGIGEVLEEKEREDFFRLKVVKKKKNRK
- a CDS encoding 2-hydroxyacyl-CoA dehydratase, producing the protein MKNLFHVGLDVGSTTVKIVINDKNDKTIYSKYQRHFADIKNTIIQLISEAYNIIKDQYVTIMVTGSGGLSVSKWMNISFIQEVIACTTTIEKYIPETDVAIELGGEDAKITFFDGDGGVDQRMNGSCAGGTGAFIDQMAALLQTDAQGVNELAKSHKMIYPIAARCGVFAKTDIQPLLNEGAAREDIAASVFQSVVNQTISGLACGKTIKGNVAFLGGPLYFMSELRNRFIETLKLTPEQVIFPENSQLFVAMGAALASKKEQVIEFKSLIDKIPTLRDAHSDDIQSVRALFENEQEFSEFTKRHDKYKVKKGQLSSAKGGCYLGIDVGSTTTKAVIVDKEGTLLYSYYGSNEGSPLKATVKILKEVYKLMPKEAYLANSAVTGYGEALVKAALNVDIGEVETVAHFKAAEFFQPGVDSILDIGGQDMKYLKIKDGVIDSIMLNEACSAGCGSFIENFANSMNMPVQQFAKEALFAKKPVDLGSRCTVFMNSKVKQAQKEGATVGDISAGLSYSVIRNALQKVIKIRNPKDMGKKIIVQGGTFYNDAILRAFELISEREVVRPDIAGLMGAFGAAIIAKEASNQESRSSIATLEKLGKFSTTVTMKRCGKCGNNCLMTINKFSDGREFISGNRCERGLGKEITNSDIPNLYDYKYKRVFNYIPLKKQEAKRGVVGIPRVLNIYDNYPFWFTFFTNLGFRVEISPRSSKNIYNLGIETIPSESACYPAKLSHGHIMSLINRNVDIIFYPCIPYEQKEQEKADNHYNCPIVTSYPEVIKNNMDIIREKNIKFMNPFLSLDDPGRLKKRLYEEFSEFNITKKEINNAVDLAFAELANMKNDIRRKGEEVVKYLKDNNKKGIVLAGRPYHIDPEINHGIPNLITSFGLAVLTEDSVAHLGDVERPLRVVDQWAYHSRLYAAASFVAKQKNLELIQLNSFGCGLDAVTTDQVQEILKAYDKVYTVLKIDEGSNLGAIKIRIRSLLAAMDERDKNGFVPTKVINAPKRILFTEEMRKQHTILVPQMSPIHFQFIEEALKSCGYNVVVLPSVDKNAVNEGLKYVNNDACYPSIIVVGQMIAALKSGKYDLNNTSVLMSQTGGGCRATNYIGFLRKALKDAGFGNVPVISVNTVGMEKNPGFKLTIGLGIKSLMAVIYGDLFMKVLYKVRPYEKIKGSANLLYEKWIEKCKENIRNENHKEFISNIRSIIQEFDDLEINNVEKPRVGVVGEILVKYHPTANNDIVSVIENEGAEAVLPDLLGFVLYSAYNYNFKYKYLSGSRKAKVIGNMVIKFIEYYTREMNSALSKSKRFEPSKPIEELVDKASKIVSIGNQTGEGWFLTAEMIELIESGTKNILCVQPFACLPNHVTGKGMIKELKRKYPGSNIAAIDYDPGASEVNQLNRIKLMLSVAFKALEKDDKFDLEEAQNQVAATDSNKTS